One Vibrio sp. CDRSL-10 TSBA genomic region harbors:
- a CDS encoding F0F1 ATP synthase subunit epsilon, which yields MAAITFHLDVVSAEKKIFSGLVETFQVTGSEGELGIFHGHTPLLTAIKPGMVRIVKQHGHEEIIYVSGGIVEVQPGTATVLADTAIRGEDLDAAKAAEAKRRAEENIQNQHGDMNFAQAASELAKAIAQLRVIELTKKRR from the coding sequence ATGGCAGCAATAACCTTTCATCTGGATGTAGTCAGTGCTGAGAAGAAAATCTTCTCTGGCCTAGTGGAAACATTCCAGGTGACCGGTAGCGAAGGTGAGCTAGGTATTTTCCATGGCCACACACCGCTGCTGACCGCTATTAAGCCTGGTATGGTGCGTATTGTGAAACAGCACGGCCACGAAGAAATCATTTATGTTTCTGGTGGTATTGTTGAAGTTCAGCCTGGCACAGCGACTGTGCTGGCTGATACTGCAATTCGTGGTGAAGACCTAGACGCAGCGAAGGCAGCAGAAGCTAAGCGTCGCGCTGAGGAGAATATCCAGAATCAGCACGGCGATATGAACTTCGCACAAGCGGCCAGTGAACTGGCTAAAGCCATTGCTCAGCTTCGAGTGATCGAGTTGACGAAAAAACGTCGTTAA